The proteins below are encoded in one region of Coffea arabica cultivar ET-39 chromosome 4c, Coffea Arabica ET-39 HiFi, whole genome shotgun sequence:
- the LOC113741567 gene encoding (6-4)DNA photolyase-like isoform X2, with the protein MKLLSHHFRSVSSSGLPMAKMDPGSNSLMWFRKGLRIHDNPALDYAAKDSKHVYPVFVIDPRYMEPDPTAFSPGSARAGLNRIRFLLESLTDLDKSLKNLGSRLLVLKGEPSEMVIHCLKEWNISKLCFEFDTEPYYQALDDKVKSYASLVGIEIFSPVSHTLFNPAEIIQKNGGTPPLSYQSFIKVAGQPFWSSSCLSTSLSCLPPPGNLGSCTISEVPSLNDLGYKESEEDERTPITGGESEALRRLSESIADKDWVANFEKPKGDPSAFLKPATTVLSPYLKFGCLSPRYFYQCIQEVQKNVKRHTSPPVSLLGQLLWRDFFYTVAFGTPNFDKMRGNRICKQIPWDSNDELLAAWRDARTGFPWIDAIMVQLRKWGWMHHLARHCVACFLTRGDLYVHWEKGRDVFERLLVDSDWAINNGNWLWLSCSSFFYQYNRIYSPISFGKKYDPNGNYIRHFLPVLKDMPKEYIYEPWCAPLSIQTKAKCIIGKDYPKPVVSHDSASKECRRRLAEAYELNKKLNGTVSEEDLKKLRRKLEEDMIQESKSKRLKQKSIG; encoded by the exons ATGAAATTATTATCTCATCATTTCCGCTCTGTGTCTTCCTCGGGCCTGCCCATGGCTAAAATGGATCCCGGGTCAAACTCTCTTATGTGGTTCCGAAAGGGTCTTCGGATCCACGACAATCCAGCTCTCGACTACGCTGCTAAAGATTCCAAGCATGTATACCCGGTTTTCGTGATCGACCCGCGCTATATGGAGCCCGACCCAACAGCATTCTCCCCGGGTTCAGCTCGTGCTGGTCTGAACCGGATTCGTTTCCTACTGGAAAGCCTCACTGATCTGGATAAAAGTTTAAAGAATCTTGGTTCGCGATTATTGGTGCTCAAGGGTGAACCAAGTGAAATGGTGATTCATTGCCTGAAGGag TGGAACATAAGCAAGCTATGCTTTGAATTTGATACAGAACCATATTATCAAGCTTTAGATGATAAGGTCAAG AGCTATGCTTCTTTAGTTGGTATAGAGATATTTTCTCCAGTGAGCCATACACTCTTCAATCCTGCAGAGATCATCCAGAAG AATGGGGGGACACCACCTTTAAGCTATCAATCGTTTATCAAAGTTGCTGGTCAACCCTTCTGGAGTTCATCTTGCCTTTCAACTTCGCTTTCTTGTCTTCCTCCTCCTGGAAATCTTGGGAGTTGCACCATCTCTGAAGTTCCATCGTTAAATGACCTTGGTTACAAGGAAAGTGAAGAG GATGAAAGGACTCCTATTACAGGTGGTGAATCAGAAGCTTTGAGGCGACTGAGTGAATCAATTGCTGACAAG GACTGGGTAGCAAACTTTGAGAAACCCAAGGGGGATCCATCTGCATTTCTAAAACCAGCTACAACTGTTTTGtcaccgtacttgaaa TTCGGTTGTCTGTCACCCAGGTACTTCTACCAGTGCATTCAGGAAGTTCAGAAAAATGTTAAGAGGCACACGTCTCCACCAGTTTCCCTTCTTGGACAG TTGCTGTGGCGAGATTTTTTCTACACAGTTGCTTTTGGCACCCCCAATTTCGATAAGATGCGCGGAAATAGAATATGCAAGCAG ATACCATGGGATAGCAATGATGAGCTGCTTGCAGCTTGGAGAGATGCAAGGACAGGTTTCCCCTGGATTGATGCCATTATGGTTCAG CTTCGGAAGTGGGGTTGGATGCACCATCTTGCAAGGCATTGTGTTGCTTGCTTTCTAACGCGTGGAGATCTG TATGTGCATTGGGAGAAAGGCCGTGATGTCTTTGAGAGACTTCTTGTTGATTCAGATTGGGCAATAAATAATGGAAACTGGTTATGGTTGTCATGCTCATCCTTTTTCTACCAG TATAACCGCATTTATTCTCCTATCTCTTTTGGGAAAAAATATGATCCCAATGGCAATTATATTAGGCATTTTCTTCCTGTGTTAAAAG ATATGCCAAAGGAGTATATTTATGAGCCCTGGTGTGCTCCTCTAAGCATCCAAACTAAAGCTAAATGCATAATTGGAAAGGATTATCCGAAACCAG TGGTTTCCCATGATTCTGCAAGCAAGGAATGTCGAAGGAGATTAGCTGAAGCATATGagttaaacaaaaaactaaatgGCACTGTGAGTGAGGAAGATCTGAAGAAGTTGAGAAGAAAACTGGAGGAAGATATGATCCAAGAGTCCAAATCAAAAAGATTAAAACAAAAGTCGATAGGTTGA
- the LOC113741567 gene encoding (6-4)DNA photolyase-like isoform X1, with the protein MKLLSHHFRSVSSSGLPMAKMDPGSNSLMWFRKGLRIHDNPALDYAAKDSKHVYPVFVIDPRYMEPDPTAFSPGSARAGLNRIRFLLESLTDLDKSLKNLGSRLLVLKGEPSEMVIHCLKEWNISKLCFEFDTEPYYQALDDKVKSYASLVGIEIFSPVSHTLFNPAEIIQKNGGTPPLSYQSFIKVAGQPFWSSSCLSTSLSCLPPPGNLGSCTISEVPSLNDLGYKESEEQDERTPITGGESEALRRLSESIADKDWVANFEKPKGDPSAFLKPATTVLSPYLKFGCLSPRYFYQCIQEVQKNVKRHTSPPVSLLGQLLWRDFFYTVAFGTPNFDKMRGNRICKQIPWDSNDELLAAWRDARTGFPWIDAIMVQLRKWGWMHHLARHCVACFLTRGDLYVHWEKGRDVFERLLVDSDWAINNGNWLWLSCSSFFYQYNRIYSPISFGKKYDPNGNYIRHFLPVLKDMPKEYIYEPWCAPLSIQTKAKCIIGKDYPKPVVSHDSASKECRRRLAEAYELNKKLNGTVSEEDLKKLRRKLEEDMIQESKSKRLKQKSIG; encoded by the exons ATGAAATTATTATCTCATCATTTCCGCTCTGTGTCTTCCTCGGGCCTGCCCATGGCTAAAATGGATCCCGGGTCAAACTCTCTTATGTGGTTCCGAAAGGGTCTTCGGATCCACGACAATCCAGCTCTCGACTACGCTGCTAAAGATTCCAAGCATGTATACCCGGTTTTCGTGATCGACCCGCGCTATATGGAGCCCGACCCAACAGCATTCTCCCCGGGTTCAGCTCGTGCTGGTCTGAACCGGATTCGTTTCCTACTGGAAAGCCTCACTGATCTGGATAAAAGTTTAAAGAATCTTGGTTCGCGATTATTGGTGCTCAAGGGTGAACCAAGTGAAATGGTGATTCATTGCCTGAAGGag TGGAACATAAGCAAGCTATGCTTTGAATTTGATACAGAACCATATTATCAAGCTTTAGATGATAAGGTCAAG AGCTATGCTTCTTTAGTTGGTATAGAGATATTTTCTCCAGTGAGCCATACACTCTTCAATCCTGCAGAGATCATCCAGAAG AATGGGGGGACACCACCTTTAAGCTATCAATCGTTTATCAAAGTTGCTGGTCAACCCTTCTGGAGTTCATCTTGCCTTTCAACTTCGCTTTCTTGTCTTCCTCCTCCTGGAAATCTTGGGAGTTGCACCATCTCTGAAGTTCCATCGTTAAATGACCTTGGTTACAAGGAAAGTGAAGAG cAGGATGAAAGGACTCCTATTACAGGTGGTGAATCAGAAGCTTTGAGGCGACTGAGTGAATCAATTGCTGACAAG GACTGGGTAGCAAACTTTGAGAAACCCAAGGGGGATCCATCTGCATTTCTAAAACCAGCTACAACTGTTTTGtcaccgtacttgaaa TTCGGTTGTCTGTCACCCAGGTACTTCTACCAGTGCATTCAGGAAGTTCAGAAAAATGTTAAGAGGCACACGTCTCCACCAGTTTCCCTTCTTGGACAG TTGCTGTGGCGAGATTTTTTCTACACAGTTGCTTTTGGCACCCCCAATTTCGATAAGATGCGCGGAAATAGAATATGCAAGCAG ATACCATGGGATAGCAATGATGAGCTGCTTGCAGCTTGGAGAGATGCAAGGACAGGTTTCCCCTGGATTGATGCCATTATGGTTCAG CTTCGGAAGTGGGGTTGGATGCACCATCTTGCAAGGCATTGTGTTGCTTGCTTTCTAACGCGTGGAGATCTG TATGTGCATTGGGAGAAAGGCCGTGATGTCTTTGAGAGACTTCTTGTTGATTCAGATTGGGCAATAAATAATGGAAACTGGTTATGGTTGTCATGCTCATCCTTTTTCTACCAG TATAACCGCATTTATTCTCCTATCTCTTTTGGGAAAAAATATGATCCCAATGGCAATTATATTAGGCATTTTCTTCCTGTGTTAAAAG ATATGCCAAAGGAGTATATTTATGAGCCCTGGTGTGCTCCTCTAAGCATCCAAACTAAAGCTAAATGCATAATTGGAAAGGATTATCCGAAACCAG TGGTTTCCCATGATTCTGCAAGCAAGGAATGTCGAAGGAGATTAGCTGAAGCATATGagttaaacaaaaaactaaatgGCACTGTGAGTGAGGAAGATCTGAAGAAGTTGAGAAGAAAACTGGAGGAAGATATGATCCAAGAGTCCAAATCAAAAAGATTAAAACAAAAGTCGATAGGTTGA
- the LOC113738356 gene encoding cytochrome c oxidase subunit 5b-1, mitochondrial-like, whose protein sequence is MWRRLVSLQLKTLSIPRSVPKPHRFTAAGAVSSSPESFRPSVTLFSCQFSTESANVATKKSVEDVMPIATGHEREELEAELEGKDILAINYPVGPFGTKEAPAVIQSVYNKRIVGCPGGEGEDEHDVVWFWLEKDKPHECPVCSQYFVLEVVGHGGDPEGHSDDEHH, encoded by the exons ATGTGGAGAAGACTAGTCTCTTTGCAGCTCAAAACTTTGTCTATTCCTCGATCGGTTCCTAAGCCCCATCGATTCACCGCCGCCGGTGCCGTCTCTTCATCTCCGGAGTCATTTCGGCCATCCGTCACCCTCTTCTCTTGTCAGTTCTCCACTGAATCTG CAAATGTGGCAACGAAAAAGTCTGTTGAGGATGTAATGCCGATTGCGACTGGTCATGAGCGCGAAGAGCTTGAGGCTGAGCTTGAA GGAAAGGATATTCTGGCAATCAACTATCCCGTTGGTCCTTTTGGTACAAAG GAAGCACCTGCAGTCATTCAATCTGTCTATAACAAAAGAATTGTTGGATGCCCAGGAGGTGAAGGCG AAGATGAGCACGACGTTGTATGGTTCTGGCTTGAGAAGGATAAGCCGCATGAGTGCCCAGTGTGCTCACAATATTTTGTG TTAGAAGTAGTTGGTCACGGAGGAGATCCTGAAGGGCATTCTGATGATGAGCATCACTAG
- the LOC113738588 gene encoding uncharacterized protein: MSYTNSSVGSGSRGARRTFDFGRTYVVRPKGKHQATIVWLHGLGDNGSSWSQLLESLPLPNIKWICPTAPTRPVAILGGFPCTAWFDVGELSEDGPDDFEGLDASAAHIANLLSTEPADVKLGIGGFSMGAATALYSATCFAHGKYGNGNPYPVYLRAIVGLSGWLPGSRNVRNKIEGSHEAARRAASLPIMLCHGMCDEVVPYKHGEKSSQILSSAGFRCLTFKSYDGLGHYTVPKEMDEVCHWLNARLGLEGSR; the protein is encoded by the exons ATGAGTTACACAAATTCTTCAGTGGGTTCTG GAAGTAGAGGAGCAAGGAGAACATTTGACTTTGGGAGGACATATGTGGTTAGGCCTAAAGGCAAGCACCAGGCTACAATTGTTTGGCTGCATGGCCTTGGTGATAATGGCTCGAG TTGGTCGCAGCTCCTGGAAAGCCTTCCACTGCCAAAT ATTAAGTGGATATGTCCAACTGCTCCCACTCGTCCTGTGGCTATACTTGGCGGATTTCCTTGTACTGCTT GGTTTGATGTTGGAGAGCTTTCAGAAGATGGTCCTGATGATTTCGAAGGCTTGGATGCTTCAGCAGCACATATTGCAAATCTTCTATCTACAGAGCCTGCTGATG TTAAACTTGGAATTGGAGGCTTCAGCATGGGCGCTGCCACTGCTCTGTATTCAGCAACTTGCTTTGCCCATGGAAAATATGGAAATGGAAACCCTTACCCTGTCTACTTGAGAGCTATTGTTGGTCTAAGTGGATGGCTTCCTGGTTCTAG GAACGTGAGGAACAAGATTGAAGGATCACACGAGGCTGCAAGACGTGCTGCATCCTTGCCCATCATGCTATGTCATGGAATGT GTGATGAAGTCGTCCCTTATAAACATGGAGAAAAGTCGTCCCAAATCCTGAGCTCAGCTGGATTTCGATGCCTTACATTCAAAAGCTATGACGG GCTTGGCCACTACACTGTGCCAAAGGAAATGGACGAGGTTTGCCACTGGTTAAACGCAAGACTGGGGTTAGAGGGTTCACGATAA